AACACGTTGGTGCTGGGCGGCGAGTATTTCCTCTCCAAGCGCAGCTCGCTGAACGCGATGCTGTTCAGCAACCGCTTCGGCGAGGGTTACCGGCTCGACCCGGTCAATCTCATCGCGCTGAACCGCGACCCGGCCGCGGCGCGCACCGACGGGCTCTCCGTCGGCATGCGGCACAACTTCTGAGCGCGGGGGGGGGCCGGGCTCAGGCCTTCTTTGGTCGCGGCAGCAGCCCGACCGCCAGCGCCGTGCCCAGCAGCACGACGGCGCAGCCCAGCGCCATCGCCGGCGTGAAGCTCTCGGCCAGGAACAGCCAGCCCCACAGCACCGCGAACACCGGGATCAGGAAGGTCACCGAGATGGTGTTGCTGGGGCCGATGCGGCTCATCAGGCGGAAGAACAGGATGTAGGCCAGGGCCGAGCACAGCACCGCCAGCAGCACCACGCCGATCCAGGCGCGCGCGCTGGGCATCTGGGCGGGCCACCACAGGAAGGCCGGCAGCGCCAGCATCAGCGCCGCGGTGACCTGGCTGCCGGTGGCGACCGCCAGCGGCGCGACATGGGACAGGAAGCGCTTGGTGTAGCTGGCCGCGATGCCATAGCACAGGGCCGCGCCCAGACAGGCCAGGATGGCCCAGCCGCTGCCGCCGGGCTTGAACGAGGCCTTGTCCCAGGCCAGGAAGAGCACGCCGGCGAAGCCCAGCACCAGGCCGGCGATGCGGGGCGCATTCAGGCGCTGCGACAGCCAGACCCAGGCGACGATCGCGCCCCACAGCGGCGTCGTCGCGTTCAGGATGCTGGACAGGCCCGCCGTGATCGACAGCGCCGCATAGCTGAACAGCGCGAAGGGCAGGGCGCTGTTCAACAGACCCACCATCACGAGCGGCTTCCAGGCGCTGCGCAGCTCGGCCAGGCCCTGGCGCGCGGCCAGCAGCGGCAACAGCACCAGGCTGGCGATGCCCACCCGCAGCGCCGCCATCGCGACCGGGCCGAACTCATGCGCGCCCAGGCGCATGAACAGGAAGGAGGCGCCCCAGATGGCGGCCAGCAGCACCAGCTCGGCAAGGTCGAAGGGTTTCATGCGAGGTGAGGTAGGAGGAGTTCTTGTTGTCGGGGATCGGCGCGAAAACTCACGCCCTCCAGGCGCAGCAGCGCCGTCTTGCGCTCCAGGCCGCCGGCATAGCCGGTCAGCTCGCCGCGGGCGCCCAGCGCGCGGTGGCAGGGTATCAGGATCGAGACCGGATTGCGCCCGACCGCCGCGCCGACCGCGCGCACCGCCAGCGGCCGGCCCAGGCGCTGCGCCATCTCGCCGTAGCTGAGGCTGGCGCCGTCGGGGATGCGCAGCAGCAGATTCCAGACCTCGCGCTGGAAGGGCGTGCCGGCCGGATCGAAGGGCAGCAGGGTCGGGTCTTGCGGCAAGCCCCGGCCCTCGAAATAGGCGGCCAGCACGGTGGCCGTTTGCGCGAACAGCGGATCATCGTCGCGCCGCGGGGCCGCCAGCGGCCCGGGATGGTGGCGCTGCGCATCGAACCACAGGCCCGACAGGCCCCTGGCGCTGCGCGCGGCGGTCAGCGGGCCCAGCGGCGTGGCCAGCCGGGTCTGAGCAATATGGTGGGCCTGCTTCATGGCGTGGTGGCGGCTGGTTTCTGCGCGGCGTTGCGCCACAGACGCAGCACCGCATAGCTGCGATAGGGCTGGTAGGCGGCCGCGGCGGCGGCGTCGATCGCGCGCGCCGACAGCGGCTGCTGCGGGTCCGGGCTCAGCGCGCGGCGCAGCACGATGTCGCCGCTGGGGAAGATGTCGGGCCAGCTCCAGCCGCGCATCAGCATGTAATGCGCGGTCCAGGGGCCGATGCCGGGGATCTCGCGCAGCTCGGCCTCGGCGGCCTCGGGCGTGCCGCTCATGCGGGCGAAGGCCAGGCGCGGCCAGGCCTGGCCCAGCGCGATCAGGGTCTCGGCGCGGCGCCGGATGATGCCCAGCTCGGCGATCGCCTCGACCGGCACGGCGGCCAGCTGCGCGGGTGTCGGGAACAGCCGCGCCGCGCCCTCCGGCGCCCCGGCCAGCGGCTGGCCGAAGCGCTCGACCAGGCGCCCGGCCAGGGTGCGCGCGGCCGCCACCGTGACCTGCTGGCCCAGCACCGCGCGTACCGCCAGCTCATAGCGGTCCAGGCAGCCCGGCAGGCGCAGGCCCGGCTCGTGTTCGGCCAGCGGGCCCAGGGCGGCGTCGATCGGCGCCGGATCGGCGTCCAGGTCCAGCCAGCGGCGCAAGAGCGGCAGCAGGCCGCCGACCGCCGGCCACAGGCCCGGCGACAGGGTGATCAGGGCCTGGTGGCGCGCCGCATCGAAAGCCAGGCTCAGCCAGCCCTCATGGCTCTGGCCGCGGTGCAGCAGGCGCAGCGTGCGGGTCAGGCTGCCGCGCGCCGGATCGACCCGCTCGACGCCGTCGACCGCGCGCGCCGCCAGAAATTCGAGCAGCGCGTCGATCGCATAGGGTGGCCTGTAGCCCAGGCGCAGCAGGGCGCCGGCCTCGCCCGCACCCGCCGCGCCCGCCGGACCCTCGCGGCGCAGGGCGCTGGGCTGCAGCCGGTAATGCTCCAGGAAGGCGGCGTTGAAGCGCCGCAGGCTGGCGAAGCCGGCCGCATGGGCGACGGCGGTGACCGGCAGGGCCGTGTCGGTCAGCAGCTGCTTGGCCAGCAGCAGGCGGCGTGTCTGCAGGTATTGCAGCGGCGTCACCCCATGCTCGGCCGCGAAGATGCGGCGCAGGTGCCGGCTCGTGATGCCCAGATGGGCGGCCAGGTCCTCGATCGAGGCCTGCTCGTCCTCGCAGGCGTCGAGCCAGGCGGCGGCCTCGCGGGCCAGGGTGCGCGAGGCGTCCATCACGCTCCAGACCGCGCGGCCGGGCGCCGGCGCCAGCTCGGGCCGGCATTTCAGGCAGGGCCTGAAGCGCGCGGCCTCGGCCTGGGCGGCGGTCGGGTAGAAGCGGCAGTTCTCGGCCTTGGGCGTGCGGACCCGGCAGATCGGCCGGCAGTAGACGCCGGTCGAGGTGACGCCGACGAACCAATGGCCGTCGAAGCGGCTGTCGCGGGCGGTCAGGGCCGGGTAGCAGGCGGCGGGGTCGAGCGGCGAGGGCTGCAGTGGCTGGTCCATGCCGCCATGATAGGCAGCGCGCGGGCCGTGACTCGCCGTTTTCGGACCTACTCCTAGGGGCGCCTAGGGACGGTCTCCCAGCAATTTCAGGCCGACGATGCCGGCGAGGATCAGGCCGATGCAGGCGAGCCGGGCGGCGGTTGTGGGTTCCTTGAACCAGAGCATGCCCAGCAGGGCCGCACCGATGGCGCCGATGCCGGTCCAGACGGCGTAGGCGGTGCCCAGCGGCAGCTGGCGCATCGCCAGGCCCAGCAGCGCGAAGCTGGCCCAGGCGGCGGCCAGGCACAGGGTCGTGGCCGGCCAGACGGTGAAGCCCTTCGAGGCCTTCATCGCGACCGACCAGACGACCTCCAGCAGGCCGGCCACCAGCAGGGCGGACCAGGCGAAGGCGGGGCTGTTGAGCAGGGCGGAGGCATTCATCGGCGGCTCACATCGACTTGAAGAGATGGACATAGGCGCGACTGACCGGCAGCTCGCGCGCCAGACCCTTGAAGCGCACGAACAGGCGGCTCGCGGCGTCGCGCCGGGTGCCGGCCAGATGGGCCATATTGACCAGGGTCGCGCGGTGGATCTGGCAGAACTGCTGCGGGTCGAGCTGGGGCAGCAGCTCGGCGATCGAGGTTCGGATCAGGTATTCGGCCGTGGCGGTCTGCACGACGGTGTACTTGTCGTCGGCATGGAAGAAGCGCACCTCGTCGACCTCCAGCTGGTGCGTCAGCTCGCCCTGGCTGGCGCGCAACCAGCGCAGGCGCGGCGCTGCAGGCACCGGCGGGGCCAGGCGGCGCAGGGCCTCGGCCAGCAGGGCGTCGGGCTCGGCCGGCGGCGCGGCCAGGGCCTGCTGCAGGCGCTGCACGGTGCGGGCCAGGCGCTCGGTCTTCAGCGGCTTGAGCAGATAGTCCAGCGCGGCCTGCTCGAAGGCCTGCAGCGCGTACTCGTCATAGGCGGTGACGAACACGACGCGGGTCGCGCCCTCGATGCCCTCGGCCACCTCCAGCCCGCTCAGGCCGGGCATCTGGATGTCCAGGAAGGCCAGCTCCGGCTCCAGCGCGGCGATGCGCTCGGCGGCCTCCAGGCCGTTGCGGGCCAGGTGCACGATCTCCAGCCCGGGCCACAGGGGCTGCAGCTGGCGGGCCAGGTACTCGGCCAGATGGAATTCGTCGTCGGCGATCAGGGCTCGGGTCATGGGGTCTCGTGGGCGGGCAGATGCAGTTCGGCGACGCAGCCGGCCGGGCCGGGGTGCAGGGTCAGATGGGCCTGGTCGCCGTAGCGGGCCTCCAGGCGTTCGCGGATGTTCTTCAGGGCCAGGCCCTGGCCGGGCCGGGCACGCCGGCGCGGGCCGGCGGCGGCGCTGCCCAGGCCATCGTCCTCGACGATCAGCAGCAATTGGTCCTGCTCCAACCGGGCCTCGATGCGCACCAGGCCGCCCTCGGGCTTGGCTTCCAGGCCATGGGTGATCGCGTTCTCGACCAGGGGCTGCAGCAAGAGCGGCGGCATGCTCAGCGCGCGTAGCGCGGCCGGTACCTCGATCCGGTAGCGCAGCCGCGCCTCGCCCATGCGCAGGCCCATCAGGGCCAGATAGCTCTCGGCCAGCGCCAGCTCCTGCTCTAGGCTGCTGAACTCGTTGCGCAGGCTGTCCAGGCTCAGGCGCAGATGGTCGGTGAATCGCTCCAGCATCAGCTTGGCCCGCTCCGGCGCGACGTCGATCAGGCTCTGCACCGCGGCCAGGCTGTTGAAGAGGAAATGCGGCTCGATCTGGGCCTGCAGGTGCAGGAGTCGCGCCTCGGTGGCCTGCAGCTGCAGGCGCTGGCGGCGCTCGGCCTGCCAGCTCATATAGCTGCCGAGCGCGGTGCAGCAGACCAGGATGAACAGGAACTGGCTGGCGGCGCGGCTGTTGTCGAAGGGCATGTGGATCTGCCACCGGGTGATCCAGGCCAGCAGTCCCCAGTAGGTCCAGGTGCCGCCCGTCACGCCGACGATGGGCATCGCGATGAAGAAACAGTTTGCAAGCCAGCCGCCACCGTTCAGGCGCCGCAGGCCGCGCTCGGGCAGCAGCAGCTCGCACAGGCGATAGCCGGCATGGATGAAGCCGGCGATGAAGAGGCCGGCTCCCAGGCTGGCCAGCACGCTGGCGCCGTTGATCTGCCGGTTGCCGAACAGATGGGCGAGCAACAGGAAGAAGCTCGGGATCATGAGCCCCAGGCCGGCGGTGATCAGCAGCCGGGCCCAGGCGGGCTCGGGGCGGCGCCTATGCAGCTTCCAGTAACGTTGCCAGGCCAGGCGCAGGGAATCATGTGCGTTCATCGGGGTCAAGCCTAAGCGAGGCGCCGATTCTGCCGCCGCCGGCCTGCGACGCATCGCCAACCGGGCCGACGAATGGCGAACCCGCGCGCCGGGCGGCAGGGGCGTCATCGGCGATGCCTACAATCCGCCCGAAATTCGTTTGATTGATTCACGCATTACTCAAATCGCAGCAAAAGGGAATCCATGCAAGTTCACGCCTCCATCTTCAAGGCCTATGACATCCGCGGCGTCGTCGGCCAGACCCTGGACGAGATCTTGGCCGAGCATCTCGGCCGCGCCTTCGGCACAGAGGCCAAGCTGGCCGGCGAGAAGGCCGTGGCGGTGGGCCGCGACGGGCGTCTGTCGGGCCCCGGCCTGGTGGCGGCCCTGGTGCGCGGCATCCAGTCGACGGGCCTGGACGTGGTGGACATCGGCGCGGTGACGACCCCGATGCTGTACTACGTGGCCGCGACGCGCGGCAAGCATGGCTGCAACTCCGGCATCCAGGTGACCGGCAGCCACAATCCCAAGGACTACAACGGCTTCAAGATGGTGCTCAAGGGCGCCGCCGTCTACGGCGAGCAGATCCAGGGCCTGCGCCGCCGCATCGAGGCCGAGGACTATGCGACCGGCCAGGGCCGTGTCGGATCGATGGACATCGTCGCCGAGTACACCCAGCGCATCGTCAAGGACTGCAAGCTGGCGCGCCCGCTGAAGATCGTCGTCGACTCCGGCAACGGCATCCCCGGCGCCTCCTCGCCGGCCATCCTGCGCGCGCTGGGCTGCGAGGTGATCGACATCTACTCCAAGGTCGACGGCGACTTCCCGAACCACCATCCGGATCCCTCGCGCCCCGAGAACCTGGAAGACCTGAAGCGCATCGTGCATGCGACCGAGGCCGACCTGGGCCTGGCCTTCGACGGCGACGGCGACCGCCTGGGCGTTGTCACCAAGGACGGCGAGATGATCATGCCGGACCGCCAGATCATGCTGTTCGCGGCCGACATCCTGTCGCGCCAGCCCGGCGCCGAGATCATCTTCGACGTCAAGTGCACGCAGCGCCTGGCGCCCTGGATCCGCGAGCATGGCGGCAAGCCGCTGATGTGGATGACCGGCCATTCGTTGGCCAAGGCCAAGCTGAAGGAGACCGGCGCGCCGCTGGCCGGCGAGCTGTC
This genomic stretch from Roseateles sp. DAIF2 harbors:
- a CDS encoding DMT family transporter, which encodes MKPFDLAELVLLAAIWGASFLFMRLGAHEFGPVAMAALRVGIASLVLLPLLAARQGLAELRSAWKPLVMVGLLNSALPFALFSYAALSITAGLSSILNATTPLWGAIVAWVWLSQRLNAPRIAGLVLGFAGVLFLAWDKASFKPGGSGWAILACLGAALCYGIAASYTKRFLSHVAPLAVATGSQVTAALMLALPAFLWWPAQMPSARAWIGVVLLAVLCSALAYILFFRLMSRIGPSNTISVTFLIPVFAVLWGWLFLAESFTPAMALGCAVVLLGTALAVGLLPRPKKA
- a CDS encoding methylated-DNA--[protein]-cysteine S-methyltransferase is translated as MKQAHHIAQTRLATPLGPLTAARSARGLSGLWFDAQRHHPGPLAAPRRDDDPLFAQTATVLAAYFEGRGLPQDPTLLPFDPAGTPFQREVWNLLLRIPDGASLSYGEMAQRLGRPLAVRAVGAAVGRNPVSILIPCHRALGARGELTGYAGGLERKTALLRLEGVSFRADPRQQELLLPHLA
- a CDS encoding DNA-3-methyladenine glycosylase 2 family protein, producing MDQPLQPSPLDPAACYPALTARDSRFDGHWFVGVTSTGVYCRPICRVRTPKAENCRFYPTAAQAEAARFRPCLKCRPELAPAPGRAVWSVMDASRTLAREAAAWLDACEDEQASIEDLAAHLGITSRHLRRIFAAEHGVTPLQYLQTRRLLLAKQLLTDTALPVTAVAHAAGFASLRRFNAAFLEHYRLQPSALRREGPAGAAGAGEAGALLRLGYRPPYAIDALLEFLAARAVDGVERVDPARGSLTRTLRLLHRGQSHEGWLSLAFDAARHQALITLSPGLWPAVGGLLPLLRRWLDLDADPAPIDAALGPLAEHEPGLRLPGCLDRYELAVRAVLGQQVTVAAARTLAGRLVERFGQPLAGAPEGAARLFPTPAQLAAVPVEAIAELGIIRRRAETLIALGQAWPRLAFARMSGTPEAAEAELREIPGIGPWTAHYMLMRGWSWPDIFPSGDIVLRRALSPDPQQPLSARAIDAAAAAAYQPYRSYAVLRLWRNAAQKPAATTP
- a CDS encoding multidrug efflux SMR transporter; translation: MNASALLNSPAFAWSALLVAGLLEVVWSVAMKASKGFTVWPATTLCLAAAWASFALLGLAMRQLPLGTAYAVWTGIGAIGAALLGMLWFKEPTTAARLACIGLILAGIVGLKLLGDRP
- a CDS encoding LytTR family DNA-binding domain-containing protein; protein product: MTRALIADDEFHLAEYLARQLQPLWPGLEIVHLARNGLEAAERIAALEPELAFLDIQMPGLSGLEVAEGIEGATRVVFVTAYDEYALQAFEQAALDYLLKPLKTERLARTVQRLQQALAAPPAEPDALLAEALRRLAPPVPAAPRLRWLRASQGELTHQLEVDEVRFFHADDKYTVVQTATAEYLIRTSIAELLPQLDPQQFCQIHRATLVNMAHLAGTRRDAASRLFVRFKGLARELPVSRAYVHLFKSM
- a CDS encoding sensor histidine kinase, whose amino-acid sequence is MNAHDSLRLAWQRYWKLHRRRPEPAWARLLITAGLGLMIPSFFLLLAHLFGNRQINGASVLASLGAGLFIAGFIHAGYRLCELLLPERGLRRLNGGGWLANCFFIAMPIVGVTGGTWTYWGLLAWITRWQIHMPFDNSRAASQFLFILVCCTALGSYMSWQAERRQRLQLQATEARLLHLQAQIEPHFLFNSLAAVQSLIDVAPERAKLMLERFTDHLRLSLDSLRNEFSSLEQELALAESYLALMGLRMGEARLRYRIEVPAALRALSMPPLLLQPLVENAITHGLEAKPEGGLVRIEARLEQDQLLLIVEDDGLGSAAAGPRRRARPGQGLALKNIRERLEARYGDQAHLTLHPGPAGCVAELHLPAHETP
- a CDS encoding phosphomannomutase/phosphoglucomutase; the protein is MQVHASIFKAYDIRGVVGQTLDEILAEHLGRAFGTEAKLAGEKAVAVGRDGRLSGPGLVAALVRGIQSTGLDVVDIGAVTTPMLYYVAATRGKHGCNSGIQVTGSHNPKDYNGFKMVLKGAAVYGEQIQGLRRRIEAEDYATGQGRVGSMDIVAEYTQRIVKDCKLARPLKIVVDSGNGIPGASSPAILRALGCEVIDIYSKVDGDFPNHHPDPSRPENLEDLKRIVHATEADLGLAFDGDGDRLGVVTKDGEMIMPDRQIMLFAADILSRQPGAEIIFDVKCTQRLAPWIREHGGKPLMWMTGHSLAKAKLKETGAPLAGELSGHIFFAERWYGFDDAMYTAARLLEILSRAADPSAVLQALPTSFNTPEINVPCAEGEHHEVVRKLKEVAEFPGAAEIVTIDGLRVEYADGFGLVRPSNTTPVLVLRFEGQTQAALERIQHDVLAQLKRVKPDATFAASAH